The proteins below come from a single Parageobacillus toebii NBRC 107807 genomic window:
- a CDS encoding enoyl-CoA hydratase, whose amino-acid sequence METVVLSFSGNVAVLELNRPDSLNAMNEQMLNELLKALREIEQSDALIVLIRGKGRGFSAGGDIKTMLSVDAPEKFPEIMNTIQEVIMTLYNLPKIVVSIVHGPAAGLGLSFALASDYVIATKEARLAMNFIGIGLIPDGGGHFHLAKRVGEVKAKHIIWEGKPMNAEEAYQLGIVDFVAEDEKQIEQKIAEWQAKPLQAMIATKTLYAKLTKDELLKVLQLETEAQQKMRQTEYHREGVRAFLEKRKPKFQGK is encoded by the coding sequence ATGGAAACAGTAGTACTTTCGTTTTCAGGAAATGTAGCCGTATTGGAACTAAATCGCCCAGATTCGTTAAACGCGATGAATGAGCAAATGCTAAATGAATTACTAAAAGCGCTGCGTGAAATTGAACAAAGCGATGCGTTGATTGTTCTCATTCGCGGAAAAGGGAGAGGATTTTCCGCCGGTGGCGATATTAAAACGATGCTAAGTGTAGATGCCCCAGAAAAATTTCCTGAAATTATGAACACCATTCAAGAAGTCATTATGACATTATACAACTTGCCGAAAATCGTCGTTTCCATTGTCCACGGGCCAGCGGCGGGGTTAGGACTAAGTTTTGCTTTGGCAAGCGACTATGTCATCGCGACAAAAGAAGCACGCTTAGCGATGAATTTTATCGGCATTGGCCTCATCCCAGACGGCGGCGGGCATTTTCATTTGGCGAAACGAGTCGGTGAAGTGAAAGCAAAACACATTATTTGGGAAGGAAAGCCAATGAACGCCGAAGAAGCGTACCAGCTTGGCATCGTTGACTTTGTCGCCGAAGATGAAAAACAAATCGAACAAAAAATCGCTGAATGGCAAGCAAAACCGCTTCAGGCAATGATCGCCACGAAAACGTTGTACGCCAAGTTGACAAAAGATGAATTGTTAAAAGTGCTTCAGCTTGAAACAGAGGCGCAGCAAAAAATGCGGCAAACCGAATACCATCGCGAAGGCGTCCGCGCATTTTTAGAAAAGAGGAAGCCGAAGTTTCAGGGGAAATAA
- a CDS encoding Uma2 family endonuclease: MSFPEQDFVSLGEFYKMRENTERILEYIDGIVFMSPSPSTKHQRISGRLHAKLFNFLEGKDCEVFHAPFDIELKNDKMEGTKIVVPDLSVICDKSGLMENKFVGVPTLIIEILSPSNQSHDLVFKLNLYMQYGVNEYWIVNPMLNIVQIYSLNDEGQYQQLDALKEKGIARSEVLKGFQINLEDLFK; the protein is encoded by the coding sequence ATGAGCTTCCCCGAGCAAGATTTTGTCTCTCTCGGAGAATTTTACAAAATGAGAGAAAATACTGAAAGGATATTAGAATATATTGACGGCATTGTCTTTATGTCACCATCGCCTTCTACTAAACATCAACGAATTTCAGGAAGACTTCACGCTAAATTATTCAATTTTTTAGAAGGCAAAGATTGTGAAGTGTTCCACGCACCTTTTGACATAGAACTAAAAAACGATAAAATGGAAGGAACGAAAATAGTGGTCCCTGATTTATCGGTTATATGCGATAAAAGCGGATTGATGGAAAATAAATTTGTTGGAGTTCCAACACTCATCATCGAAATATTAAGCCCCTCTAACCAATCCCACGATCTCGTTTTTAAACTGAACTTATATATGCAATATGGCGTAAACGAATACTGGATCGTCAATCCAATGCTAAATATTGTTCAAATTTATTCCCTAAATGATGAGGGGCAATATCAACAACTGGATGCGCTGAAGGAAAAAGGGATAGCTCGATCCGAGGTGCTAAAAGGATTTCAAATCAACTTAGAAGATCTTTTCAAATGA
- a CDS encoding NAD(P)H-dependent flavin oxidoreductase produces the protein MLHTLSVPIIQAPMAGGVSTPKLAAAVSNAGGLGFLAGGYKTAEEMRKEIMTIRTLTDAPFGVNVFVPNEEDVDMEALLRYQQVLEKEAERFSATLGEAKWDDDDWEAKLSVLYEEKVPVVSFTFGCPSSEVISKFKDNGSFVIVTVTSKTEAQIAAQQGADALCVQGLEAGGHRATFRNDETADENVSLLVLLQQIREAVDLPLIAAGGIMHGRDIAAVLAAGASAAQLGTAFLRCPESGANPLHKNALIDLQFQATAVTRAFTGRPARGLVNRFLIEYDKLAPAAYPHIHHMTKHLRKAAAQASDPQMMSLWAGQGYRLAKDMPAGELVRLLMKEVKEVVEGMNRLL, from the coding sequence ATGCTGCATACACTTTCAGTTCCCATTATCCAAGCACCAATGGCTGGAGGAGTTTCAACTCCAAAGCTAGCCGCGGCTGTATCGAATGCAGGTGGGCTCGGATTTTTAGCTGGAGGTTATAAAACGGCGGAAGAGATGCGAAAGGAGATTATGACGATTCGCACACTAACGGATGCCCCGTTTGGTGTCAATGTGTTTGTGCCAAATGAAGAGGATGTTGATATGGAAGCGCTTCTTCGCTATCAACAAGTATTGGAAAAAGAAGCAGAGCGTTTTAGTGCAACGCTTGGGGAAGCAAAATGGGATGATGACGATTGGGAAGCGAAACTCTCTGTTTTGTATGAAGAAAAAGTCCCTGTCGTTAGTTTCACATTTGGCTGCCCTTCGTCCGAGGTCATCAGCAAATTCAAAGACAATGGTTCCTTTGTCATTGTCACCGTTACCTCTAAAACCGAAGCGCAAATCGCGGCACAGCAAGGAGCGGACGCATTATGTGTGCAAGGGCTGGAGGCGGGAGGACACCGCGCGACGTTTCGCAATGATGAAACGGCAGATGAGAATGTAAGTTTGCTTGTGTTGCTGCAGCAAATTCGCGAGGCAGTAGACCTCCCGCTCATTGCCGCTGGCGGCATCATGCATGGACGCGATATTGCCGCGGTGCTTGCGGCCGGAGCGAGCGCTGCCCAATTGGGCACAGCATTTTTACGCTGCCCGGAAAGTGGGGCGAATCCGTTGCATAAGAACGCGCTCATTGACCTGCAATTTCAAGCAACTGCCGTCACCCGTGCGTTTACAGGACGTCCTGCGCGCGGATTAGTAAATCGTTTTCTGATCGAATATGATAAACTGGCCCCTGCGGCGTATCCGCACATTCATCACATGACAAAGCATCTTCGCAAAGCAGCCGCCCAAGCAAGCGATCCGCAAATGATGTCCTTATGGGCGGGACAAGGATATCGTTTGGCGAAAGATATGCCAGCGGGGGAGCTTGTGAGGTTGTTGATGAAAGAGGTTAAGGAAGTGGTAGAGGGGATGAATAGGTTGTTATGA